The Acidianus manzaensis genome has a window encoding:
- a CDS encoding KEOPS complex subunit Pcc1 yields the protein MKANLKIVVDTPNAKEITESIKIDNVNIPKDMTLSMTYTNTQITIEISIEVSSSKSILTLRNTADEILEQITLLDKLLQKNR from the coding sequence TTGAAAGCTAATCTAAAAATAGTCGTTGATACACCAAACGCTAAAGAAATAACAGAAAGTATAAAGATAGATAATGTAAATATACCAAAAGATATGACTCTATCAATGACATATACAAATACACAAATAACAATAGAAATTTCAATTGAAGTCTCATCATCAAAATCAATCTTAACGCTAAGAAATACCGCAGATGAAATATTAGAACAAATAACTTTACTAGATAAACTACTTCAAAAGAATAGATAG
- a CDS encoding DNA-directed RNA polymerase subunit L: MQIKLLKSTDTYLEIQIDGEDHTLGNLLAEILRNINGVVYASYYQPHPLIQSIVLKIMTNGETKPLDAVKEAIEKAENYTNNFIEELKKI; this comes from the coding sequence TTGCAAATTAAACTATTAAAATCCACAGATACTTACCTAGAAATACAAATAGATGGAGAAGATCATACTTTAGGGAACCTACTGGCAGAAATATTAAGAAACATAAACGGTGTAGTATACGCTTCATATTATCAACCACATCCACTAATACAATCAATAGTATTAAAAATCATGACAAATGGCGAAACAAAACCACTAGACGCAGTAAAAGAAGCTATAGAAAAAGCTGAAAACTATACAAATAATTTCATTGAAGAGCTCAAAAAGATATGA
- a CDS encoding DNA-directed RNA polymerase subunit M, translating to MTNKKEKRTAIITQSDFLYGICVFRGQFLEHLFLDKNKDKLINSFKTSSIYNEVNTFDEDPLLKSICQNILDKLSQKINKIKS from the coding sequence ATGACAAACAAAAAAGAAAAAAGAACTGCAATTATAACACAATCAGATTTTTTATACGGTATATGCGTGTTTAGAGGCCAATTTTTAGAACACCTATTTTTAGACAAAAATAAAGATAAATTGATAAATTCTTTTAAAACTTCTTCTATTTATAATGAAGTAAACACATTTGATGAAGATCCATTACTAAAAAGTATTTGCCAAAACATACTTGATAAGCTATCGCAAAAAATAAATAAAATAAAATCTTAA
- a CDS encoding 50S ribosomal protein L16 has translation MPLRPGKCYRHFSGPAYTRKEYIPGVPGPKINKFTMGDPNKDYDYEVKLIVKQIGQIRHNALEASRELALKHITKAVGNETDFFLWVLKYPHHVLRENKMMAFAGADRLQDGMRLSFGKPIGTAVRIVKQGDVLMSLKVKKDFLAAAKEALEVASKKLPLDTTIQISPLKAEAKTQ, from the coding sequence ATGCCACTTAGACCCGGAAAATGCTATAGACACTTCTCTGGTCCAGCTTACACAAGAAAAGAATACATACCAGGTGTACCTGGACCAAAAATAAATAAATTTACTATGGGAGATCCAAACAAAGACTATGATTATGAAGTAAAACTAATAGTCAAACAAATAGGCCAAATAAGACACAATGCATTAGAAGCCTCTAGAGAATTAGCATTAAAACACATCACAAAAGCAGTAGGCAATGAAACTGACTTCTTCCTATGGGTTCTAAAATATCCACATCACGTATTAAGAGAAAACAAAATGATGGCATTCGCAGGAGCGGATAGACTTCAAGATGGAATGAGATTATCCTTTGGAAAACCAATAGGTACAGCAGTAAGAATAGTAAAACAAGGAGATGTACTAATGAGCCTTAAAGTAAAGAAAGATTTCTTAGCAGCAGCAAAAGAAGCACTAGAAGTAGCATCTAAAAAACTTCCTCTCGATACTACAATACAAATCTCTCCCCTAAAGGCGGAGGCAAAAACTCAGTGA
- a CDS encoding single-stranded DNA exonuclease, whose protein sequence is MESFIKTPNPEEAKKLVETLNKKEEFCIKIPYTPDSIIFASLLLKYTEKNFGISYSNDCQIELKIDTSGKSIKVLNNEIFIGNSSFTSILPVTTEDILPIISGITSDCILSRRNYTDWELQLFNNMTNLGVKVEKNLKIPGYTDLPLFLSLMESFDPFIPDITGNRENSIKTVTELGINELAKLNELSEGQLNTLLFKITSLIMKINPKISRDDIITDRIFYLNYDSLELAFVIIYFLDTIGSKSIINFTLNPSIIDSMREKMREKITKGFNISIIEENKKYYIVDSNLDSPKLLQIILLQQNIKKDKPIAIKKNGKEYTSRFFTNTTEEGLIEIES, encoded by the coding sequence ATGGAAAGTTTTATCAAGACTCCAAATCCTGAAGAAGCAAAAAAACTAGTAGAAACATTAAACAAAAAAGAAGAATTCTGTATTAAAATTCCTTATACTCCAGATTCTATAATTTTCGCATCACTTCTATTAAAATATACTGAAAAAAATTTTGGAATATCGTATTCAAATGATTGTCAAATTGAGTTAAAAATTGATACTTCGGGTAAATCAATAAAAGTCCTTAATAATGAAATTTTTATTGGTAACTCATCATTTACCTCTATATTACCAGTAACAACTGAAGACATATTACCAATAATATCTGGAATAACATCTGACTGCATATTATCAAGAAGGAATTACACTGACTGGGAACTCCAGCTCTTCAATAATATGACTAATTTAGGCGTAAAAGTTGAAAAAAATCTAAAAATACCCGGATACACTGATTTGCCACTATTCTTATCCTTAATGGAATCATTTGATCCTTTCATACCGGACATAACAGGCAATAGAGAAAACTCAATAAAAACAGTAACAGAATTAGGGATAAACGAATTAGCTAAATTAAACGAATTAAGCGAAGGACAACTAAACACACTACTCTTCAAAATAACAAGTCTAATAATGAAAATAAACCCAAAAATTAGTAGAGACGATATAATAACTGATAGAATATTTTATCTAAACTATGATTCTTTAGAATTAGCTTTCGTAATAATATATTTTTTAGATACAATAGGTTCAAAATCAATTATAAACTTTACACTAAATCCTTCAATAATAGATTCAATGAGAGAAAAAATGAGAGAAAAAATAACAAAAGGATTTAACATATCAATAATTGAAGAAAACAAAAAATACTATATTGTAGATAGTAATTTAGACTCACCTAAATTATTACAAATAATTTTATTACAGCAGAATATAAAAAAGGATAAACCCATAGCAATAAAGAAAAACGGAAAAGAATACACATCAAGATTTTTTACTAATACTACAGAAGAAGGCTTGATAGAAATTGAAAGCTAA
- the dph2 gene encoding diphthamide biosynthesis enzyme Dph2 produces the protein MNYFFNIDHVAEEIQKRNAKKVILQFPEGLKYFSTEIVTNLEKRLPETEFIISGEPSWGACDIAEDEANILNADLIIHFGHTPYTWYYPKFPTVFIPTESNISINEELINKTKDLIVKYSPRKISLSATIQHTNLLQKIKHYFSEYEVEIGKASNPFMKDGQILGCDYKAIPKDVDLHVNISGGEFHAIGIGLYTGKPVINIDPYSNNATDLTNEINKILKIRYSKILDALDAKNWVIIQGIKVGQNRPLMVKYFEKKLKEKGYSVFIVSNKVLNIEALRNIDRSYIDAYIVTSCPRLPTDDLYNYEKPVLTPGEAKMVINNKLEPYIFPW, from the coding sequence GTGAATTATTTTTTTAACATAGATCATGTAGCAGAGGAAATACAAAAAAGAAATGCTAAAAAAGTTATATTACAATTTCCTGAAGGATTAAAATATTTTTCTACAGAAATAGTTACTAATTTAGAAAAAAGATTACCAGAAACAGAATTTATCATTTCTGGAGAACCAAGTTGGGGAGCATGCGATATAGCAGAAGATGAAGCTAACATATTAAACGCAGACCTAATAATACATTTTGGACACACACCATATACGTGGTATTACCCAAAATTTCCTACAGTATTCATACCAACAGAAAGCAACATAAGTATCAACGAAGAATTAATAAATAAAACTAAAGATCTAATAGTAAAATATTCTCCTAGAAAAATATCATTATCAGCTACAATCCAGCATACAAACTTACTACAAAAAATCAAACACTATTTCTCTGAATATGAAGTAGAAATAGGAAAAGCGTCAAACCCATTCATGAAAGATGGACAAATACTAGGTTGCGATTATAAAGCAATACCAAAAGATGTAGATCTTCACGTAAATATCTCAGGTGGTGAATTTCACGCAATAGGAATAGGATTATACACAGGAAAACCTGTAATTAACATAGATCCCTATTCCAATAATGCAACAGACCTAACTAATGAAATAAACAAAATACTTAAAATACGTTACTCTAAGATATTAGACGCATTAGATGCAAAAAACTGGGTTATAATTCAAGGAATCAAAGTAGGACAAAATAGACCACTAATGGTAAAATACTTTGAGAAAAAATTAAAAGAAAAAGGATATAGCGTATTTATAGTAAGTAATAAAGTACTTAATATAGAAGCATTAAGAAATATAGATAGAAGTTATATAGATGCATATATAGTAACTTCATGCCCCAGATTGCCTACAGACGACTTATATAACTATGAAAAACCAGTTCTAACTCCCGGAGAAGCAAAAATGGTTATAAATAATAAACTCGAGCCTTATATATTTCCGTGGTAA
- a CDS encoding exosome complex RNA-binding protein Csl4 translates to MLPQGDLICPGTLLAVEEEFSAGEGSYEENGNIRAALAGKVFYDMISRRSNVLPSKKTLFTSLKKAKYVYGIVTSIKEETANITISSIEETFISPISGILHVSQTANKYIKTITDAIRTGDIIRAKPITYTTPVFLTLKGKDLGVIIATCSICGHLLIKADEEHLKCPNCGNIEQRKIGNYMVKKLAN, encoded by the coding sequence ATGCTACCCCAAGGCGATCTAATCTGTCCAGGGACATTACTAGCTGTAGAAGAAGAGTTTTCAGCTGGTGAAGGATCATATGAGGAAAACGGAAATATAAGAGCAGCGTTAGCAGGCAAAGTATTTTATGATATGATAAGCAGAAGAAGCAACGTCTTACCATCAAAAAAGACACTTTTCACCAGTTTAAAAAAAGCTAAATACGTTTATGGCATAGTAACATCAATAAAAGAAGAAACAGCAAATATTACAATAAGCTCCATTGAAGAAACATTCATCTCCCCAATCTCAGGAATATTACACGTATCTCAAACTGCTAACAAATACATCAAAACCATAACTGACGCAATAAGAACTGGAGATATAATAAGAGCTAAACCAATAACATACACAACACCAGTTTTCTTAACATTAAAAGGAAAAGATCTTGGAGTAATAATCGCTACATGCTCAATCTGCGGACATCTACTAATTAAAGCCGACGAAGAACATTTAAAATGTCCAAACTGCGGTAATATAGAACAGAGAAAAATAGGAAATTACATGGTGAAAAAACTTGCAAATTAA